A region of Homo sapiens chromosome 17, GRCh38.p14 Primary Assembly DNA encodes the following proteins:
- the DHX58 gene encoding ATP-dependent RNA helicase DHX58 isoform X1 codes for MELRSYQWEVIMPALEGKNIIIWLPTGAGKTRAAAYVAKRHLETVDGAKVVVLVNRVHLVTQHGEEFRRMLDGRWTVTTLSGDMGPRAGFGHLARCHDLLICTAELLQMALTSPEEEEHVELTVFSLIVVDECHHTHKDTVYNVIMSQYLELKLQRAQPLPQVLGLTASPGTGGASKLDGAINHVLQLCANLDTWCIMSPQNCCPQLQEHSQQPCKQYNLCHRRSQDPFGDLLKKLMDQIHDHLEMPELSRKFGTQMYEQQVVKLSEAAALAGLQEQRVYALHLRRYNDALLIHDTVRAVDALAALQDFYHREHVTKTQILCAERRLLALFDDRKNELAHLATHGPENPKLEMLEKILQRQFSSSNSPRGIIFTRTRQSAHSLLLWLQQQQGLQTVDIRAQLLIGAGNSSQSTHMTQRDQQEVIQKFQDGTLNLLVATSVAEEGLDIPHCNVVVRYGLLTNEISMVQARGRARADQSVYAFVATEGSRELKRELINEALETLMEQAVAAVQKMDQAEYQAKIRDLQQAALTKRAAQAAQRENQRQQFPVEHVQLLCINCMVAVGHGSDLRKVEGTHHVNVNPNFSNYYNVSRDPVVINKVFKDWKPGGVISCRNCGEVWGLQMIYKSVKLPVLKVRSMLLETPQGRIQAKKWSRVPFSVPDFDFLQHCAENLSDLSLD; via the exons ATGGAGCTTCGGTCCTACCAATGGGAGGTGATCATGCCTGCCCTGGAGGGCAAGAATATCATCATCTGGCTGCCCACGGGTGCCGGGAAGACCCGGGCGGCTGCTTATGTGGCCAAGCGGCACCTAGAGACTGTGGATGGAGCCAAGGTGGTTGTATTGGTCAACAGG GTGCACCTGGTGACCCAGCATGGTGAAGAGTTCAGGCGCATGCTGGATGGACGCTGGACCGTGACAACCCTGAGTGGGGACATGGGACCACGTGCTGGCTTTGGCCACCTGGCCCGGTGCCATGACCTGCTCATCTGCACAGCAGAGCTTCTGCAGATGGCACTGACCAGCCCCGAGGAGGAGGAGCACGTGGAGCTCACTG TCTTCTCCCTGATCGTGGTGGATGAGTGCCACCACACGCACAAGGACACCGTCTACAACGTCATCATGAGCCAGTACCTAGAACTTAAACTCCAGAGGGCACAGCCGCTACCCCAGGTGCTGGGTCTCACAGCCTCCCCAGGCACTGGCGGGGCCTCCAAACTCGATGGGGCCATCAACCACGTCCTGCAG CTCTGTGCCAACTTGGACACGTGGTGCATCATGTCACCCCAGAACTGCTGCCCCCAGCTGCAGGAGCACAGCCAACAGCCTTGCAAACAGTACAACCTCTGCCACAGGCGCAGCCAG GATCCGTTTGGGGACTTGCTGAAGAAGCTCATGGACCAAATCCATGACCACCTGGAGATGCCTGAGTTGAGCCGGAAATTTGGGACGCAAATGTATGAGCAGCAGGTGGTGAAGCTGAGTGAGGCTG CGGCTTTGGCTGGGCTTCAGGAGCAACGGGTGTATGCGCTTCACCTGAGGCGCTACAATGACGCGCTGCTCATCCATGACACCGTCCGCGCCGTGGATGCCTTGGCTGCGCTGCAGGATTTCTATCACAGGGAGCACGTCACTAAAACCCAGATCCTGTGTGCCGAGCGCCGGCTGCTGGCCCTGTTCGATG ACCGCAAGAATGAGCTGGCCCACTTGGCAACTCATGGCCCAGAGAATCCAAAACTGGAGATGCTGGAAAAGATCCTGCAAAGGCAGTTCAGTAGCTCTAACAGCCCTCGGGGTATCATCTTCACCCGCACCCGCCAAAGCGCACACTCCCTCCTGCTCTGGCTCCAGCAGCAGCAGGGCCTGCAGACTGTGGACATCCGGGCCCAGCTACTGATTGGGGCTGGGAACAGCAGCCAGAGCACCCACATGACCCAG AGGGACCAGCAAGAAGTGATCCAGAAGTTCCAAGATGGAACCCTGAACCTTCTGGTGGCCACGAGTGTGGCGGAGGAGGGGCTGGACATCCCACATTGCAATGTGGTGGTGCGTTATGGGCTCTTGACCAATGAAATCTCCATGGTCCAG GCCAGGGGCCGTGCCCGGGCCGATCAGAGTGTATACGCGTTTGTAGCAACTGAAGGTAGCCGGGAGCTGAAGCGGGAGCTGATCAACGAGGCGCTGGAGACGCTGATGGAGCAGGCAGTGGCTGCTGTGCAGAAAATGGACCAGGCCGAGTACCAGGCCAAG atcCGGGATCTGCAGCAGGCAGCCTTGACCAAGCGGGCGGCCCAGGCAGCCCAGCGGGAGAACCAGCGGCAGCAGTTCCCAGTGGAGCACGTGCAGCTACTCTGCATCAACTGCATGGTGGCTGTGGGCCATGGCAGCGACCTGCGGAAGGTGGAGGGCACCCACCATGTCAATGTGAACCCCAACTTCTC GAACTACTATAATGTCTCCAGGGATCCTGTGGTCATCAACAAAGTCTTCAAGGACTGGAAGCCTGGGGGTGTCATCAGCTGCAGGAACTGTGGGGAG GTCTGGGGTCTGCAGATGATCTACAAGTCAGTGAAGCTGCCAGTGCTCAAAGTCCGCAGCATGCTGCTGGAGACCCCTCAGGGGCGGATCCAGGCCAAAAAGTGGTCCCGCGTGCCCTTCTCCGTGCCTGACTTTGACTTCCTGCAGCATTGTGCCGAGAACTTGTCGGACCTCTCCCTGGACTGA
- the DHX58 gene encoding ATP-dependent RNA helicase DHX58 isoform X2 has product MELRSYQWEVIMPALEGKNIIIWLPTGAGKTRAAAYVAKRHLETVDGAKVVVLVNRVHLVTQHGEEFRRMLDGRWTVTTLSGDMGPRAGFGHLARCHDLLICTAELLQMALTSPEEEEHVELTVFSLIVVDECHHTHKDTVYNVIMSQYLELKLQRAQPLPQVLGLTASPGTGGASKLDGAINHVLQLCANLDTWCIMSPQNCCPQLQEHSQQPCKQYNLCHRRSQDPFGDLLKKLMDQIHDHLEMPELSRKFGTQMYEQQVVKLSEAAALAGLQEQRVYALHLRRYNDALLIHDTVRAVDALAALQDFYHREHVTKTQILCAERRLLALFDDRKNELAHLATHGPENPKLEMLEKILQRQFSSSNSPRGIIFTRTRQSAHSLLLWLQQQQGLQTVDIRAQLLIGAGNSSQSTHMTQRDQQEVIQKFQDGTLNLLVATSVAEEGLDIPHCNVVVRYGLLTNEISMVQARGRARADQSVYAFVATEGSRELKRELINEALETLMEQAVAAVQKMDQAEYQAKELL; this is encoded by the exons ATGGAGCTTCGGTCCTACCAATGGGAGGTGATCATGCCTGCCCTGGAGGGCAAGAATATCATCATCTGGCTGCCCACGGGTGCCGGGAAGACCCGGGCGGCTGCTTATGTGGCCAAGCGGCACCTAGAGACTGTGGATGGAGCCAAGGTGGTTGTATTGGTCAACAGG GTGCACCTGGTGACCCAGCATGGTGAAGAGTTCAGGCGCATGCTGGATGGACGCTGGACCGTGACAACCCTGAGTGGGGACATGGGACCACGTGCTGGCTTTGGCCACCTGGCCCGGTGCCATGACCTGCTCATCTGCACAGCAGAGCTTCTGCAGATGGCACTGACCAGCCCCGAGGAGGAGGAGCACGTGGAGCTCACTG TCTTCTCCCTGATCGTGGTGGATGAGTGCCACCACACGCACAAGGACACCGTCTACAACGTCATCATGAGCCAGTACCTAGAACTTAAACTCCAGAGGGCACAGCCGCTACCCCAGGTGCTGGGTCTCACAGCCTCCCCAGGCACTGGCGGGGCCTCCAAACTCGATGGGGCCATCAACCACGTCCTGCAG CTCTGTGCCAACTTGGACACGTGGTGCATCATGTCACCCCAGAACTGCTGCCCCCAGCTGCAGGAGCACAGCCAACAGCCTTGCAAACAGTACAACCTCTGCCACAGGCGCAGCCAG GATCCGTTTGGGGACTTGCTGAAGAAGCTCATGGACCAAATCCATGACCACCTGGAGATGCCTGAGTTGAGCCGGAAATTTGGGACGCAAATGTATGAGCAGCAGGTGGTGAAGCTGAGTGAGGCTG CGGCTTTGGCTGGGCTTCAGGAGCAACGGGTGTATGCGCTTCACCTGAGGCGCTACAATGACGCGCTGCTCATCCATGACACCGTCCGCGCCGTGGATGCCTTGGCTGCGCTGCAGGATTTCTATCACAGGGAGCACGTCACTAAAACCCAGATCCTGTGTGCCGAGCGCCGGCTGCTGGCCCTGTTCGATG ACCGCAAGAATGAGCTGGCCCACTTGGCAACTCATGGCCCAGAGAATCCAAAACTGGAGATGCTGGAAAAGATCCTGCAAAGGCAGTTCAGTAGCTCTAACAGCCCTCGGGGTATCATCTTCACCCGCACCCGCCAAAGCGCACACTCCCTCCTGCTCTGGCTCCAGCAGCAGCAGGGCCTGCAGACTGTGGACATCCGGGCCCAGCTACTGATTGGGGCTGGGAACAGCAGCCAGAGCACCCACATGACCCAG AGGGACCAGCAAGAAGTGATCCAGAAGTTCCAAGATGGAACCCTGAACCTTCTGGTGGCCACGAGTGTGGCGGAGGAGGGGCTGGACATCCCACATTGCAATGTGGTGGTGCGTTATGGGCTCTTGACCAATGAAATCTCCATGGTCCAG GCCAGGGGCCGTGCCCGGGCCGATCAGAGTGTATACGCGTTTGTAGCAACTGAAGGTAGCCGGGAGCTGAAGCGGGAGCTGATCAACGAGGCGCTGGAGACGCTGATGGAGCAGGCAGTGGCTGCTGTGCAGAAAATGGACCAGGCCGAGTACCAGGCCAAG GAACTACTATAA
- the DHX58 gene encoding ATP-dependent RNA helicase DHX58 isoform X3: MELRSYQWEVIMPALEGKNIIIWLPTGAGKTRAAAYVAKRHLETVDGAKVVVLVNRVHLVTQHGEEFRRMLDGRWTVTTLSGDMGPRAGFGHLARCHDLLICTAELLQMALTSPEEEEHVELTVFSLIVVDECHHTHKDTVYNVIMSQYLELKLQRAQPLPQVLGLTASPGTGGASKLDGAINHVLQLCANLDTWCIMSPQNCCPQLQEHSQQPCKQYNLCHRRSQDPFGDLLKKLMDQIHDHLEMPELSRKFGTQMYEQQVVKLSEAAALAGLQEQRVYALHLRRYNDALLIHDTVRAVDALAALQDFYHREHVTKTQILCAERRLLALFDEGPARSDPEVPRWNPEPSGGHECGGGGAGHPTLQCGGALWALDQ; the protein is encoded by the exons ATGGAGCTTCGGTCCTACCAATGGGAGGTGATCATGCCTGCCCTGGAGGGCAAGAATATCATCATCTGGCTGCCCACGGGTGCCGGGAAGACCCGGGCGGCTGCTTATGTGGCCAAGCGGCACCTAGAGACTGTGGATGGAGCCAAGGTGGTTGTATTGGTCAACAGG GTGCACCTGGTGACCCAGCATGGTGAAGAGTTCAGGCGCATGCTGGATGGACGCTGGACCGTGACAACCCTGAGTGGGGACATGGGACCACGTGCTGGCTTTGGCCACCTGGCCCGGTGCCATGACCTGCTCATCTGCACAGCAGAGCTTCTGCAGATGGCACTGACCAGCCCCGAGGAGGAGGAGCACGTGGAGCTCACTG TCTTCTCCCTGATCGTGGTGGATGAGTGCCACCACACGCACAAGGACACCGTCTACAACGTCATCATGAGCCAGTACCTAGAACTTAAACTCCAGAGGGCACAGCCGCTACCCCAGGTGCTGGGTCTCACAGCCTCCCCAGGCACTGGCGGGGCCTCCAAACTCGATGGGGCCATCAACCACGTCCTGCAG CTCTGTGCCAACTTGGACACGTGGTGCATCATGTCACCCCAGAACTGCTGCCCCCAGCTGCAGGAGCACAGCCAACAGCCTTGCAAACAGTACAACCTCTGCCACAGGCGCAGCCAG GATCCGTTTGGGGACTTGCTGAAGAAGCTCATGGACCAAATCCATGACCACCTGGAGATGCCTGAGTTGAGCCGGAAATTTGGGACGCAAATGTATGAGCAGCAGGTGGTGAAGCTGAGTGAGGCTG CGGCTTTGGCTGGGCTTCAGGAGCAACGGGTGTATGCGCTTCACCTGAGGCGCTACAATGACGCGCTGCTCATCCATGACACCGTCCGCGCCGTGGATGCCTTGGCTGCGCTGCAGGATTTCTATCACAGGGAGCACGTCACTAAAACCCAGATCCTGTGTGCCGAGCGCCGGCTGCTGGCCCTGTTCGATG AGGGACCAGCAAGAAGTGATCCAGAAGTTCCAAGATGGAACCCTGAACCTTCTGGTGGCCACGAGTGTGGCGGAGGAGGGGCTGGACATCCCACATTGCAATGTGGTGGTGCGTTATGGGCTCTTGACCAATGA